A region from the Campylobacter subantarcticus LMG 24377 genome encodes:
- a CDS encoding Mbeg1-like protein, whose translation MKTQINNLKDYAELAQASYFNFDFLNTRNIFELDFNQEKIQEENSLRGYREIKVNLEHVVSQKYKDKEVLIDLRQDDAWQSKMLNFFDEKTNFDKLNGEFGELQTKNFIQRYEVQFHQPNTTSGFSATLFYDKQKDKFVVGFRGTEGLLNIDVVQDLVLSLNGNLQSSSLLEFLEQVNKIIRNKHKSIIFVGHSLGGYLAQMALIYCDIKYKDKLSFSPNEVYTFNAPSVYGWNFPSVIINPNTIKIMQDLLGKYTIDVSEKITHIYDNGKIEIIASAQYGSHNRLPIYTGKDSHSIIPLTQTLYFYSYLLELDANYNKVKDKSFSECIEYLNHFMKNIQIYTETFVLKNNAINNKNFALKNGPLGLFRSSPEKINHFEYFLSLIATIMQETNGILEEVGDNYYASYKAPTISQTKIIDFILKAHEKEKYILILDKNDFNQYRKDSSFVNNQENLAHKIAIGEFRIFIVVYKDMKCLENINNITKIYGYNSKSYKIKDQIWDEQYLGGVCKISQALYFSGKAKVGII comes from the coding sequence ATGAAAACTCAAATCAATAATTTAAAAGATTATGCAGAACTTGCACAAGCTAGTTATTTTAATTTTGATTTTTTAAATACTAGAAATATATTTGAGTTAGATTTTAATCAAGAAAAAATTCAAGAAGAAAATTCTCTTAGAGGCTATAGAGAAATAAAGGTAAATTTAGAACATGTTGTCAGTCAAAAATATAAAGATAAAGAAGTATTGATTGATTTAAGACAAGATGATGCTTGGCAATCAAAAATGTTAAATTTCTTTGATGAAAAGACAAATTTTGATAAACTAAACGGAGAATTCGGAGAATTACAGACTAAAAATTTCATTCAAAGATATGAAGTTCAATTTCATCAGCCTAACACTACAAGCGGCTTTAGCGCTACTTTGTTTTACGATAAACAAAAAGATAAATTTGTTGTAGGATTTAGGGGAACTGAAGGTTTGTTAAATATAGATGTAGTTCAAGACTTAGTCTTATCTCTCAATGGTAACCTCCAATCTTCTTCTCTTTTAGAATTTTTAGAACAAGTAAATAAGATAATCAGAAATAAACACAAAAGCATTATATTTGTAGGACATTCATTGGGTGGGTATTTAGCTCAAATGGCTTTGATATATTGTGATATTAAATATAAAGATAAATTATCTTTTAGCCCTAATGAAGTTTATACTTTTAATGCCCCTAGTGTTTATGGTTGGAATTTTCCTAGTGTAATTATCAACCCTAATACAATAAAAATTATGCAAGATCTTTTAGGAAAATACACTATAGATGTTTCAGAAAAAATCACTCACATTTATGATAATGGTAAAATTGAAATCATCGCTTCTGCTCAATATGGCTCACACAATAGACTGCCTATCTATACGGGTAAAGATTCTCACTCCATAATCCCCCTAACTCAAACCCTTTACTTCTACTCCTATCTTTTAGAATTAGATGCTAACTATAACAAAGTCAAAGATAAAAGTTTTAGTGAATGTATAGAGTATCTTAATCATTTTATGAAAAATATTCAAATATATACAGAAACTTTTGTGTTAAAAAATAATGCTATTAATAATAAAAATTTCGCTCTTAAAAATGGACCTCTTGGACTTTTTAGAAGTTCTCCAGAAAAAATCAATCATTTTGAATATTTTCTTTCATTAATAGCCACCATAATGCAAGAAACAAATGGTATTTTAGAAGAGGTTGGAGATAATTATTATGCAAGCTATAAAGCTCCTACCATTAGTCAAACAAAAATCATAGATTTTATTTTAAAGGCACATGAAAAAGAAAAATATATTTTAATTCTTGATAAAAATGATTTTAATCAATACAGAAAAGATAGTTCTTTTGTCAATAATCAAGAAAATTTAGCTCATAAAATTGCCATTGGAGAATTTAGAATTTTTATTGTAGTTTATAAAGATATGAAATGTCTTGAAAATATTAATAATATAACAAAAATATACGGATATAATTCAAAAAGTTATAAAATAAAAGATCAAATTTGGGATGAGCAATATTTAGGTGGAGTTTGTAAAATATCGCAAGCTTTGTATTTTAGCGGAAAAGCCAAAGTAGGTATTATTTAG
- a CDS encoding diadenosine tetraphosphate hydrolase — protein sequence MNPKELITQIKDYADIADASYAMLDLIDENDEKGFSGMLNIKTKFYLY from the coding sequence ATGAATCCTAAAGAACTTATTACCCAAATCAAAGACTATGCTGATATAGCAGATGCTAGTTATGCTATGCTTGATTTAATCGATGAGAATGATGAAAAAGGTTTTAGTGGTATGCTAAATATAAAAACTAAATTTTATTTATACTAA